In the genome of Nitrospinota bacterium, the window AAATCCCCCTTACAAGTGGTTTCTACACTCAATAATCTATCTAGAGTACAGAATATCTACTATTCAAGTTGATATTGTCAACTTCATTCTATGTATCTCCTTGTTCTAGCTTTTTCCTAAACCATCAGACTATTAGGTTGGAGGAACGGAACTTGGCGGATTTAAAAACTTTCGGGTTGAGGGTTAAAGAGCTACGTGCTATTCGCAAATTGACTCAAGATGAACTTGCTGAAGAGTGTGAGATAAATTCCAAATATCTGAGCAGGATGGAAATGGGGCACCATTTCCCCTCCTTCGAGGTTCTCTCTAAAATCGCGGAAAGCCTGGGTGTGGATATGTTGGAGCTTTTTGATTTTGGGCATTCGGCCAAGTCCGCCGGCGAGATGCGTAAGGAGATGCGGGCCATGCTGGATGGGGCCGATGAAGAAAACCTGCGCACAGCCTACCGCACATTAAAAGCCATTTTGCGGTAGCCCTCCCCTAGGAGCGCGGGCATCTTGCCCGCATCGTTTTATACGGCGCTCAACGCGCCGTATAAAACGCAAATATGAAGAGGTTCTTTTTAATAACCAGGCCGGTTTTTATGTGACGCATTATCTCCGCCTTTTCGCCGGTGTCGAACCGGCAAAAGGCGTTGCGGGCAAGATGCCCGC includes:
- a CDS encoding helix-turn-helix transcriptional regulator translates to MADLKTFGLRVKELRAIRKLTQDELAEECEINSKYLSRMEMGHHFPSFEVLSKIAESLGVDMLELFDFGHSAKSAGEMRKEMRAMLDGADEENLRTAYRTLKAILR